TTCAAAAGATTAAATATTGGTGGAGAAATGGTAGTTTTACGTTTTGGCCGGAAGTAAAAATTACCCGTCTGATTGACAGTTTTAGCGCTGTTTTCTTGAATCAATTTTTCACTCGAAGCGGACACCTTAAAGAGCAAAAACTCACGGGGAATTTGTCTGATTGCCCCCAAATTGTGACAGTTGCTTGGTTaacatataaacaacaaaaaggTGTCTGCGAACttttattgcaaaatattttttctctgaGAGCGAATTTTGTACGAACACTTCTAtaacttttcactgtaactgaGTATGGCTAAACGCAGACATCTTTTTTTAGCGCTTTAGGTCGGGAAACGGAGaagcaaaaattgctttcaccTGTAGCTTTCAAAAAGTGATTTGGACGCTTGCATTTAGAGGTCGTGAAAACTTTgacaattcatttaatttctAAATTCTTGATATGGTTTGATACCCAGCtctataagctttaatttgatatagggGTTAAGGTATCTACAGTTGAAACTGGACCCGCTGCATCGCTCGGACGCGAGACACCCGTTAAGGTATAAGGTAACCTTAAAGCATATTGAACTGAAATCTTTTATGATTCAGAGATACTGTAACCAGAGGACATGTgcagaaatgtttttttccaccATGTAATAATTATTCCTGTAGCTAAAACGATGCAGGCAGTAGCATTGGACTTTAAGGCCTAGGGCAAACGTCGAATGTAAAGTCGCATCGAATACATTTAAATAGGCGCGGCAAAGAGTCGACTTCATTTCAGCTTGGTAGCAAACGTTGCACCTATTTCACCAGTTGGCTTCATTAAAACACAGGAATAAGCACGCGCCCCCGTGCTATTCACCCGAAGCGCTGCTAATTAATGCTAGTAGTTGTAAGGGAGATGCCGGAACATAGTGCTCGCGAGGCCTTACTTTGGCAATTAATTGCAAAAAATAGGCAGAGAAGAAGGGCATTGCATACAGCTCTGAGATCAGTGTATCAAAGACGACAGCTACTACTCCGAGTGGCATGTTTGACCGTGCTTTTGTTAGCAAACAACAATGGAGCAGCGGTCTTGAGTCGGTCTTGCCGCCGCTTCCAACACAATGTTGGTTGGTTTACCAACTTATGGTCCACTTACAGCGAGAAACGGTTTAAAGAGACTTTCAGGATATCTAGATCTACATTTCTGTTTATATTGGGTCGCATTCGTCACCTAATTGAAAAAGACACCATCACTGAAGAGCCTATATCCCCCGAATGTCGACTAGCAATTTGTTTGTATCGACTTGCAAGAGGCGACTACTATTTCACTATAGCAGAGATGGCAGGAATCGGTGAGCGGACAGTCGGATACATTGTCAATGAGGTGACATCTGCAATCGTGGAGTGTTTATGGGAAGATAGCGTTACAAAGCACATGCCGAAATCAGAGGACGAATTTAAAAGCAAAATCCTTGATATGGAGGACGTGTGGCAGTTCCCTTGCTGTTGGTCAGCCGTCGATGGGTGTCATATACCAATTAAGTGCCCCCCTGGTGGACTGGAGTCATGTAAAGAATaccataactttaaaaaaattttttccGCGGTGCTAATGGGTATGGTTGATTCCAAGTATAGATTTGTTTGGGCTAGCTGTGGCTACCCCGGCAATTCGCATGACTCAGTCATTTTTCAGGCCACTGATCTTTGGAATCAAATCAAGAACCAGGACTATCTccccaaaattggcaagaaagTGGGTTCCCTTCTTGTACCTCCCTTGATACTTGGGGATGCAGCATTTCCATTGCAACCGTGGTTGATGAAGCCGTGCACCAACGCTAACCCTACACCACAACAGAGATATTACAACTACCGGTTGAGCCGAGCCAGAATGGTGACGGAGGGTGCTTTTGGGCAACTTAAGGGAAGGTGGCTGGTTCTGCTTAGAAGATGCGAGTGCAGCCAGGAAAATACGAAGAAGGCAGCCCtttcttgtgttgttttacATAACATTTGCCTTGAAAAAGGGGATACGATTACGAGGGAAATGGATCTGGCCATCGACCCCAAAACCGGAAATAGGCGTGACAGAGCTACGATAAGAGAACTTCTTCAAGTGAGAGCTTGCGACAAGATACCTGATACGGATACTAGGGCCTGCCTCATTAGAGAGGGTCTTATTGAGAAACTGTGGTTAGAAAAACAAGGTGGGGGTGTGTGCTGAGTTGCTGACGTCAGTTGTTGAAAGTAAACACAGAACGTGATCCTTTGAATTACCACAGCGCAATCAGAAcatgtttatttgttattttctgaAACCAAAGCAATGAATAAATGATTGTATATGAAGTTAATTTTGGAACTGAAACTACTGGGGACGCCCTTGTTTCTCTTTAACCGAGCGCAACCACTGTTGTAGGCAAGAAAATAGTGTTTAAATTAACTGTAACGTTATTGTAAATTGTAGAAGTATAGTGTTTTCGCCGGGAGGTATCATTAAGGAATACTCTCACTGTCTCCTTCTACTGATCGACTTGTTATTATTGCAGaactaataataaaaagaaataagtATCACAATGAGAGCTCGTCAGTTATAGTTATCTGATATGTACCGCATTGAGCACCTACAGTTTAAAGATCACGATTAATGGGATGCTCATCAGAACTATTTGCATTTTCAGACATGATATTATGCAATAGATCACTCGTAACTGTGGCGGTGCTTGTGGCTGGGAGTGGTCTTCCTGTGGGCTCTCTACCATACATTCTGGCATAACACCAGTTCCAAAGGGTGGGGTGACCGGGGGCATATAGGGATTGTAGGACGGCGCTGGAGGATAGACAGTTGGCTGCTGTACCTTATCTTGGGTACACAGTAATTTGAACAGTTTCAGTTCATGTTCCCTTGATTTTTCGATGTCTTCCTTGAGGAAAGCTAGCATCTCCTTGCTTGCATCGTTTTCGACTGCCATTTTTAGCAGATTAACAGCCTCGGTCAGGATCTCTGAGTTGTCGCCTcttcgttttctctttttaggTGCGGTCTTCACTGGGACAAATAGCTGTGCACTTGGATGGTCTTTAGCTAGATCTTGTTCCTCATTGTCGACGTCATCGTTGCAATCTGTCACGGATACGTTCATCAAAGGCTTCGTTGCTAAATCAGGACGGCATGAATCGCGAGTCTTGACCAATTCGAATAGGCGATCAAACCAAACTCCGTAATTTTTTTCGTCTTGATCATCAATGCAGCTTTTTTACATTCGCTTATGCATTTCTTGAACCTCGTGCGCACCTGGCCTACAGTGACAGGGACGCTTTTCCCCTTGCCCTCTGACCTGCTTTTCAATTCTTTCAGCACTTTTTCGTAGACCTTTCCGTTTTGCTGAGTTTTGGTGTTTACAAAAATCAGCTTTTTTTTGTAGTAATCATTTGTGATGACTATATCAACCAGATCGTCAACAAGATCTTGTTTCCATAAACCCCTGGGCCCACGCTTTGCTCCCTTCTTCTTCGCCTGTTGGGGCGGTTCTTCTTCATCATCTACATTTTCTCGTTCATCTCCATGTTCTAGTGGCTCCATTTCATTATTGTCTTTACAGTCCCTTCCTGTTTCTGAAGACCTGAAATAtgcaataaaactgtttttatAGGTGTTCTGATGTCcttgttccttcttttttttttaaatttgtttaatatCAAAAGATAAAACAGCTACAATCAAAGCAatttcccttgttttctcaaatATGCGAAAATAATATCAAATACGTACACACTGAATTCTCGCGTGCGTGTGCATTAATTGTGCACATTCTATCAAACGCTAAAAACAACCAAATGCCAATAAATATGCTTATGATATCGTGGTAAAATATCTTTACCTTCTTTTTTTGGACCTGAAGCTGTCGATACTCTGCTCTTCAGGCGTAATACCCTGCGCTCTCCTTACTTCTATGTCACATGGCTCGCAGTATGCGACGCTGCTACCCGCTTTTCATCCATCGACCTCCTCGTTTTGTTCGAAAACAGAACACTGGTTACAAATTGGTATTTTGCACTTCAAGCACTCGTATTTTGTGTTCATAAAACACGAACAGGACATTTCCATCCTGCTCGAGCTCAAGTGCGATGTCTTCAATGCCTTTCTAAATCTTGCTCTTTCCGGTCGAGACATTGTCTTCGCACTGCGCATGCTCGTCAGGGGGGGAAATAGTGTTTGGCAGATGGGGGAGTATGTATTTTTGTGGCATTTGCCCAGTCTAtcacatttaaataaattattttgtaatttgcatgatttatgaattgagttcggcgcgTGTTTGGAGCGACGTTTGCCGGCACGCCGAGCCGCTGTCGCATTATCCGAGTTGGCAACTCGAACCTATGCTAGAGTCGAATCGATTAATTTGagttgaatttaattgcagcaaacGTTGCATCATTCATGCGCCTATTTCAAACAAAATAGGTTCGATGAATTATATTCGAGTTAGATTCGACGTTTGCCCTAGGCCTAAGTCTTAAAGAGTAAGTACTGCAGGCTCTTCTACTTCAAGACATTCGTCAATATAAGCAAACAGTTCTGCAAATGCAAGCTCATCCACCTGGACTGATTTGTCATCGGCAGGTTTTGAAGCCTTTTGTTTGAAAGGTCTGGCCTGATTATACAAGGCAACCAAGCACTTTGCATGGTACTTTGCCTCGATGGCAATTAAATCACCAACAGACAGTTTAGCAATAAGTTTTCTCTCATTCAGAAGAGCGGCACACTCTCTGACTTTTTTGTCAACATCAAGGGTCGATGCAGAATGAAGATTTTCAGGACTATCGTATTCGTCACAGAAAAAACATTGCCTTTGGGGATTATAACGTTCTACACTAGATCGCCTAGCTTTCACAGGGCTAGAGGGAATTTCTTCTTCTGTTTCATCTATTATTTTCTCTGCTGCAGCTTCAGCTAATTTTCGTTTCTTTGCACGCTCTAGCTTGGTGTTATTATACAGATCTCTACACGATTTATGCCAGGAGGCTTTGTTGTGGAGTAGCGTTTGTTCGAATGCTTCGTTTTCATCTAACGGCAACTCACAGCTAATCACATTAATTCCGAGCTTCTTGAATTCCTGGGTATTTCTAATAAAGGAAACGTATCCAGCACCAGGATCTTTTCTTTTCGAGTTTGCAGGACACTGTAAACTTTCCCCCGTGGTTTTCTGGCAAATAACGCATCTCTTCCAGTCCATgattagctgaaaattgaaattcatttttacttttcaatttcaacaggaaGAAAAACACGATGAAAATATCCAATTTTAGGCTAACATCTTCTTCTGAGGGTAAAATAATCTATTTCTCATTGATAATGCCAAAAAATAACTTACATTTTACGTGAAATCATTTTTGTTTCTCCCCTGAAATCACTGTAAGTGATGGTGGCTGCCATCTTAAAAACCGTGCGAGTCCTGGGCTCTAGTGCTAAAACAAAACCTTACAGCCCCTAAGCGGGATTCCTGCGGCCATGCTACTTTGTGCTGCgataattttattattctttgacCTCACCCCGTCATATTTTCCTTCCAAAACACTGGAAACATATATTCTAACGTTTCACCACAGGAGACCCAAATACTATGATAAATATGAAGGAAGATAATCACGTGACagcattaaataaattttaaaatctattaaatGACTTGGTGGTTCATGTTTGCAAGCTTTTGCCACATATTGCTCCAAACATTAtcattttataataaaataataataaaatttatttataccgcgcaaattcaactatacagttttcaaatgcgccttacaataaaaaaacaatatatAACACTATATAGTCAAAAATTACACGAATGAATAATTATCTAGTCTATAAATTACAATACTATATCggaaaaagcttttttaaaaagatgagtcttcaAATTACGTTTAAAAACTCTAAAATCAGAAGTGCATCTAAGATCTAACGGAAGATTAAATTATTGTTGCCACACATTGAGAGAGAGAATTTAGAGTTCGCACAATAACGTTCTTTCCTTCCACCACAGTTTTCCCAGGGGAGTTTCTCCCACTCGTTGCTGGTGTTGGTTCTGCTTGCTCTGTACTAATCACAACACTCGTTGCTGGTGTTGGTTGTTTTAAATAGGATTTTTATTctcagcctcgtttccatgttggcTAATTTCTGACATGCGTAGTTCTCATCTCCAGAAGTTTATTTGGAATGGCCCTATATCAAAAAATGTTAGTCTTACGGTCATTAGTGATGTAGCcaagtttcatgcttttatcatCAAATTGAACAATTCAGTCTTTTTTTGGTCGATAACAACTGGACTAGTACAACACAAAGCCTGTCGCCTCGAAAGGAAATTTTTCCAAAACCGGGTCGGTTTTTTCCTGATCCGATCAtcataataaataatgaacCATCCCTAAATTCTTCTTAATGAGGACAGTTCCCTATATGGTCGTTTTTTATCGAAGATGAATGATGGGGACATCCTTAGCATATTGGCCTGCTAAGCCGGTGTGATAAGCAATCACAAGATTCACCACTGAACATTTTCCCGCCAATTATTTGTGAAGTGCCACTGTAAGGAGAATTCAAGTCTTTGGATTTTGGCTATTTTTGGGAAAAGGAATGATTCCTAACAAATAGGGAATATGCAGATGAGACTCTTGATCTTCGAGTGTGAGGTAATATGAtgtaaaagaattaaaataCCGTCCCAAAACTATCGGTATCAAAATATCAGCCGTGTGCTTCGAGATCCTCACCTGAAATTCGCCGCTACCCTGTCAGAATGCACTTCGGTCGTTCTCTCGTCGCTCAGAAGCCAAATTGCCTCGTTTAAAAGGGAAGACACTGTCTGCTGTGAAGCAGAACCTGCACGATTTGCAGCTATGTTCAAAATGGTGCTATCTGACCCAAGTGGCATGAGTATCTGCAGGCGCAAGTTTCGTCTTGCTTTCAGCAGCAATTACCGACCCCTCCCCCAATTCCAATTCCGACAATCCCTCTCCTCCCTCTCTCTATTTCGCGATATGTCTATCTGTGTTATGCCTCTTTCTTTGATGGCCATTTTCAGAATCgacttgttgccattcagctaTCATGGCCAAGGAATGCGCATTCTCTGGAAACATCGGCAGCAGAGAGATAATTGCAGGCTTGTAGCTAGACAGTGACGATTTAGAAGCTCTGTATGCCGCCCACGGTACAAAATCTTTGGGTTGAAGTTTCTCCTTTGCAACAAGTTCCTGAGTATTGCTGAGCCAGTCTTCTTCATCATAGCCACGTTCATCAGAAAGGGAAACACGGGATGTTAATAACTGCTGTACCTCGGGAGCATTTAAATCACCGGTGGCTAGTGCCATAGGTGTAACTTCACTGTAACTTGAAGGAAGATAAGAAATGGTCTTAGAGGTTGAAGGCTTAGAAGGATCAAAGACGTCGGTGTCTCTTGGTGTTCCTAATTGACCATTGCAAGAATGCTGTACAAGAGAAATTGCTGTGCCATGAAATGAGCTCTGGGAGCTGGTGGAACTCAGGTTGTGATCGATGTTATCAACCGCAGCAGTAGTGAATAGTCCCCCTCTAAGTTTAGAAGGACACACAACACCTTCACGCTATTTGTTATTTCGGTAGACACAGAGAGGAACCTGTCATATGAAATACACATACCTAGGTTAGAAAAGGTATCGATGAGAGATCTGTCTCTGGTGGCTCCATGAATTTTCAGAGCTGTATAAATGGGCAGCGGGCATTCTCTTGATCTTATATGATGTGTGCTCCCAGCGGCCTCAGGTCGATCGCGAGGTCTTAAAATACTGTTAAATACAATAAGTTGTGCGATTGAAAGACAGGCCTGACTATCAGAAGGGTCGATCTTGGTGGTGGGACCTTTGAGAATGATACCAACTAACGTTAGCAAAGAGACTGGAACAGCATTTTTCTGACATTCATATAGAAAGTTGCCGTTGTGAAGGAGTTTTTTACTTTCAGGATCTCTCTTCTTACAATACGTGCTGTTCTCGCCAGACACCATGCATCCGAATCCATCTTTTTAACCTTTGAAAGCATCCCACCAATTTCATGCTGTGGTACCAGTTGAATTTCTCTGCCCTCTGCATGTGCCGTAAGGTCAGGAAATGCTGCTTGCACTCTCTCCTTAAGCCGTGTTGCATTTACCTTTCCACACTCAGCACCTAGCTCTTGTACTTTAGAGGTATAAAATCTCACCAAGTCTGAAAGAGTAAGTACTGCAGGCTCGTCTACTTCAAGACATTCGTCAATATAAGCAAACAGTTCTGCAAATGCAAGCTCATCCACCTGGACTTATTTGTCATCGGCAGGTTTTGAAGCCTTTTGTTTGAAAGGTCTGGCCTGATTATACAAGGCAACCAAGCACTTTGCATGGTACTTTGCCTCGATGGCAATTAAATCACCAACAGACAGTTTAGCAATAAGTTTTCTCTCATTCAGAAGAGCGGCACACTCTCTGACTTTTTTGTCAACATCAAGGGTCGATGCAGAATGAAGATTTTCAGGACTATCGTATTCGTCACAGAAAAAACATTGCCTTTGGGGATTATAACGTTCTACACTAGATCGCCTAGCTTTCACAGGGCTAGAGGGAATTTCTTCTTCTGTTTCATCTATTATTTTCTCTGCTGCAGCTTCAGCTAATTTTCGTTTCTTTGCACGCTCTAGCTTGGTGTTATTATACAGATCTCTACACGATTTATGCCAGGAGGCTTTGTTGTGGAGTAGCGTTTGTTCGAATGCTTCGTTTTCATCTAACGGCAACTCACAGCTAATCACATTAATTCCGAGCTTCTTGAATTCCTGGGTATTTCTAATAAAGGAAACGTATCCAGCACCAGGATCTTTTCTTTTCGAGTTTGCAGGACACTGTAAACTTTCCCCCGTGGTTTTCTGGCAAATAACGCATCTCTTCCAGTCCATgattagctgaaaattgaaattcatttttacttttcaatttcaacaggaaGAAAAACACGATGAAAATATCCAATTTTAGGCTAACATCTTCTTCTGAGGGTAAAATAATCTATTTCTCATTGATAATGCCAAAAAATAACTTACATTTTACGTGAAATCATTTTTGTTTCTCCCCTGAAATCACTGTAAGTGATGGTGGCTGCCATCTTAAAAACCGTGCGAGTCCTGGGCTCTAGTGCTAAAACAAAACCTTACAGCCCCTAAGCGGGATTCCTGCGGCCATGCTACTTTGTGCTGCgataattttattattctttgacCTCACCCCGTCATATTTTCCCCCCAAAACACTGGAAACATATATTCTAACGTTTCACCACAGGAGACCCAAATACTATGATAAATATGAAGGAAGATAATCACGTGACagcattaaataaattttaaaatctattaaatGACTTGGTGGTTCATGTTTGCAAGCTTTTGCCACATATTGCTCCAAACATTAtcattttataataaaataataataaaatttatttataccgcgcaaattcaactatacagttttcaaatgcgccttacaataaaaaaacaatatatAACACTATATAGTCAAAAATTACACGAATGAATAATTATCTAGTCTATAAATTACAATACTATATCggaaaaagcttttttaaaaagatgagtcttcaAATTACGTTTAAAAACTCTAAAATCAGAAGTGCATCTAAGATCTAACGGAAGATTAAATTATTGTTGCCACACATTGAGAGAGAGAATTTAGAGTTCGCACAATAACGTTCTTTCCTTCCACCACAGTTTTCCCAGGGGAGTTTCTCCCACTCGTTGCTGGTGTTGGTTCTGCTTGCTCTGTACTAATCACAACACTCGTTGCTGGTGTTGGTTCTGCTTGCTCTGTACTAATCACAACACTCGTTGCTGGTGTTGGTTGTTTTAAATAGGATTTTTATTctcagcctcgtttccatgttggcTAATTTCTGACATGCGTAGTTCTCATCTCCAGAAGTTTATTTGGAATGGCCCTATATCAAAAAATGTTAGTCTTACGGTCATTAGTGATGTAGCcaagtttcatgcttttatcatCAAATTGAACAATTCAGTCTTTTTTTGGTCGATAACAACTGGACTAGTACAACACAAAGCCTGTCGCCTCGAAAGGAAATTTTTCCAAAACCGGGTCGGTTTTTTCCTGATCCGATCAtcataataaataatgaacCATCCCTAAATTCTTCTTAATGAGGACAGTTCCCTATATGGTCGTTTTTTATCGAAGATGAATGATGGGGACATCCTTAGCATATTGGCCTGCTAAGCCGGTGTGATAAGCAATCACAAGATTCACCACTGAACATTTTCCCGCCAATTATTTGTGAAGTGCCACTGTAAGGAGAATTCAAGTCTTTGGATTTTGGCTATTTTTGGGAAAGGAATGATTCCTAACAAATAGGGAATATGCAGATGAGACTCTTGATCTTCGAGTGTGAGGTAATATGAtgtaaaagaattaaaataCCGTCCCAAAACTATCGGTATCAAAATATCAGCCGTGTGCTTCGAGATCCTCACCTGAAATTCGCCGCTACCCTGTCAGAATGCACTTCGGTCGTTCTCTCGTCGCTCAGAAGCCAAATTGCCTCGTTTAAAAGGGAAGACACTGTCTGCTGTGAAGCAGAACCTGCACGATTTGCAGCTATGTTCAAAATGGTGCTATCTGACCCAAGTGGCATGAGTATCTGCAGGCGCAAGTTTCGTCTTGCTTTCAGCAGCAATTACCGACCCCTCCCCCAATTCCAATTCCGACAATCCCTCTCCTCCCTCTCTCTATTTCGCGATATGTCTATCTGTGTTATGCCTCTTTCTTTGATGGCCATTTTCAGAATCgacttgttgccattcagctaTCATGGCCAAGGAATGCGCATTCTCTGGAAACATCGGCAGCAGAGAGATAATTGCAGGCTTGTAGCTAGACAGTGACGATTTAGAAGCTCTGTATGCCGCCCACGGTACAAAATCTTTGGGTTGAAGTTTCTCCTTTGCAACAAGTTCCTGAGTATTGCTGAGCCAGTCTTCTTCATCATAGCCACGTTCATCAGAAAGGGAAACACGGGATGTTAATAACTGCTGTACCTCGGGAGCATTTAAATCACCGGTGGCTAGTGCCATAGGTGTAACTTCACTGTAACTTGAAGGAAGATAAGAAATGGTCTTAGAGGTTGAAGGCTTAGAAGGATCAAAGACGTCGGTGTCTCTTGGTGTTCCTAATTGACCATTGCAAGAATGCTGTACAAGAGAAATTGCTGTGCCATGAAATGAGCTCTTGGAGCTGGTGGAACTCAGGTTGTGATCGATGTTATCAACCGCAGCAGTAGTGAATAGTCCCCCTCTAAGTTTAGAAGGACACACAACACCTTCACGCTATTTGTTATTTCGGTAGACACAGAGAGGAACC
The sequence above is a segment of the Montipora foliosa isolate CH-2021 chromosome 2, ASM3666993v2, whole genome shotgun sequence genome. Coding sequences within it:
- the LOC137991362 gene encoding uncharacterized protein; the encoded protein is MPEHSAREALLWQLIAKNRQRRRALHTALRSVYQRRQLLLRVACLTVLLLANNNGAAVLSRSCRRFQHNVGWFTNLWSTYSEKRFKETFRISRSTFLFILGRIRHLIEKDTITEEPISPECRLAICLYRLARGDYYFTIAEMAGIGERTVGYIVNEVTSAIVECLWEDSVTKHMPKSEDEFKSKILDMEDVWQFPCCWSAVDGCHIPIKCPPGGLESCKEYHNFKKIFSAVLMGMVDSKYRFVWASCGYPGNSHDSVIFQATDLWNQIKNQDYLPKIGKKVGSLLVPPLILGDAAFPLQPWLMKPCTNANPTPQQRYYNYRLSRARMVTEGAFGQLKGRWLVLLRRCECSQENTKKAALSCVVLHNICLEKGDTITREMDLAIDPKTGNRRDRATIRELLQVRACDKIPDTDTRACLIREGLIEKLWLEKQGGGVC